Sequence from the Asterias amurensis chromosome 14, ASM3211899v1 genome:
GTGGACTGCCGTAAAATCTTGCGATGAGTAATTTTTAACCTGTCCACATTAAGGATAAACCCTTCAACTCCACGGTCGACAATCTATGTTTTCGTGTTATAACCCGATTCGGTCTAACTTTTGATTCGTTTCAAACCGAGAGTTTGAACTCGATCGGTTTGAAGACTGTGCCTAAACGATAACACTTtaagtaagtaaggtttgcggtggcaacatgtaatttttgtttttagtagTATTGGCTCTGAAGAGAGCCAGTTTGGACATTTGGACTTATCGATCAGAGTGCTcggatcgtcttctggagaaaaacaaaaatgagtacGCGACTGTTGCTCATTTTGGGCCACGCTTTGACATGTGTAGTGTGTCTGACATCAGCCTACGATCTGACCATTCTACACACTAACGATGTCCACGCTCACTTCGACCAGTTCGATAGGTACGGCACTCGGTGCGACGATGACGAGTCAGCGAACGGGCAGTGCTTCGGCGGGGTGGCCAGGACGGTCACCAAGGTCCGGCAAATACGCTCCGAGGTGGACAACGTGGTGCTGCTGGATGCCGGTGATCAGTTCCAGGGGACACCGTGGTTCAGCTTCTACAAGGGGCAGGCGACCTCACATTTCATGAATATAATCGGATACGACGCCATGGTATGTATACACCTTTAAGGAAATTGTGCCATCCGAGGTTGCGATCCTGACATAGTTTACTGCAGGATGATGACATCATGAATATTAAAGATGACAAAACCATGTGAGATGATTTAACGCGGGATGACGAAATCCAATTAAAGGAAGATGTCGTCTTCCTTATTTTATCTTGGGATGTAGCAATGATTATGTCGATTTCCTGGGATAAGTTATCTCTGGAGTAAAACATCCTGAAAATGTCGATAACACAATATAAAGTTATCTTGCGAAGACAACACCCCACTTGAAAGATGTCGTCATCTCGAGACAAATCATCTCATGATGTCGTCATCTTACGTTTATGATGTCATCATCTTGCAGTAAATAAACCAATGACCACTGAGATTACAGGATCACTGAGATCCCAGAGATTAgaacatgtaaacaaaatgaaGTGGTTTTTGTTCACAAGAGAGGCACTCAAGACATTGATTTTTTGGTTTAAATACAACTTATTATAACCAATTAAAGCTGTTTCAGATTTAGTGCGTATTTGGCTATTATTCTCATTGGTTGCTGTTCTAACCAGACACTGGGAAACCACGAGTTCGACAACGGACCCGAGGGGCTGACACAGTTTCTGAAAGACCTAGACGCCCAGGTGGTTTGCGCCAACCTGGACACCAGCAACGAGCCGGCAATAGACGGACTGTTCACCAGGAGCACGGTGCTGGTGGTCGGCGGGGAAAAGATTGGAATCGTCGGGTACACGGCTTCAAATATGCCAGAGATTTCTAATACCGGTAACGTCACTTGACAAGCAAATGTGGTAGTTAATAGAAGTATTATGGTATGTTATTCCTAAATATATAAATTTGTCCTCTTTGCTTATGAGGTACACCAAAGTTTTACAAGAAGAGTGCTTTGGTTCACATTCTCTTATTTTCATCAGACCGAAGCACATTATAAAgacccggtcccactgcagcgataacgagaacgataactataacgacgcaaagagaacacattctattggtcggataagcgtgtgcgtattctgcgtggagcaattccaCCAATACAATGCGTCCTCTGTGCgtcatgatcgttatcgttcacgatatcgctgcagtgtgactcggtaAAGTTGCGACacattttatgcattatttttttatcatgTTCATTCATTTTACCTATGATTACAATttaccctacccccccccccccctaaaaagaaaaaaaaaaggaaaaaaaaaaaaaaaaaatagcttgttaaaaaaagtttgtttaacATCTGGGTGCATAACGATGGAGTATTTTCACAGAAGAACGCGTTcctaagaaataaaaaaccaatGTTCAACTCACGTTCGCCCCTTCAACCTGTATGATATAGTTGGAAACCTGGTGTTCATGGATGAGGTACCATCCGTCCAAGCAGAGGTTGACCGACTCATAGCGGTAGAGGGCGTCAACAAGATAATCGCTTTGGGACACTCTGGCTACGATGCGGACCAGAAGATCGCCCGGGAAGTTCGTGGCCTGGATGTCGTGGTCGGAGGTCATTCAAACACATTCCTGTACACCGGTGAGAAAAAAGGGACAAGAAACAATTTTAAACTGCAATAAAAATTGAAGCAATCTCCTCTTTGAAACAGACCGTGAAGCTTTTGAAGCCGTTGGGTATCACCGACTAGAATCCACTGTTCTAgaaagaatgaatgaataaaaaagaaaagaaaaaaaaagagtaggCCAATATTGGTAGTTCAGAAAGAGAGTAACTTATTGAAGTTTACCTAACACCCAACTTTTCGCTTAAATACAGTGTGTGGCCATCTTATTTCTCCCCTGAAATAACTAGAACCAAACCAAAGCTTCATATGAGATCAGTCTGTTCCTTCTTTGCAGCATTAAAATCGTGGTCCCCACAAACCTAGATGAGTGCTATCGGCCAGGTTCCCATATAGTCCGCGGGAATTCCACCGcaactttgggggggggggggggggggggtagacctCTCCATCCGGTGTTGACTGACCACCTTCTCGCCCCTTTCCTGCTTATTTGTACGTCTGTCTTTAACGTCTGCATTTCTCATAATCCAAAAGAGACGATATTCGCATCATAGACTGTACACTGTAAACAATATTCgtaaaatttacggcactttatcTGGTATAGCTAGGGTGcaaggtaaagtgccgtaaatttcacggTGGAAGTTTTGTAAACTACCCCTTCATCAAGGCACAATTTACGAAACTGCCACCGTGAAATTTACGACACTTTACCTGGtaccctagctgccaggtaaagtacCGTAAGTTGCACGGATATTTTTTACAGTGATAGTTTTTCCATAACGTTTGTGTTCGATTTCTGATTATAGGTGAACCACCTGAGACCACAAGCCCGATAAAGGGACCCTACCCGACCGTCGTGCACCCAGACGCCGATCCAACCGCCAGTGTACTTGTTGTGCAGGATTACAAGTTTGGGATGTATCTCGGGCGCCTGGACGTGACGTTTGATGATGACGGCAAGGTCACCGGCTGGGGAGGCAATCCGTTACTTATGGACAAAGACGTCGCAGAAGGTAAACATGTTCTCGAAGTTACCGCTCGAGTCACGAGCACTATTCTGTGTGGAGTGGcccatattatgacgtcacatacATTGGCGGCTGTGCATGCAACCTTCATAACGTTGGTTGTGCGAGGGGTCTTATCCACGGGGTAGTTTAAGTTTAAACCGATGAACATCTTTAAAGAAAATCTTGAAAAAAGTCTCTTTCGCAAGCATAT
This genomic interval carries:
- the LOC139946701 gene encoding snake venom 5'-nucleotidase-like; translation: MSTRLLLILGHALTCVVCLTSAYDLTILHTNDVHAHFDQFDRYGTRCDDDESANGQCFGGVARTVTKVRQIRSEVDNVVLLDAGDQFQGTPWFSFYKGQATSHFMNIIGYDAMTLGNHEFDNGPEGLTQFLKDLDAQVVCANLDTSNEPAIDGLFTRSTVLVVGGEKIGIVGYTASNMPEISNTVGNLVFMDEVPSVQAEVDRLIAVEGVNKIIALGHSGYDADQKIAREVRGLDVVVGGHSNTFLYTGEPPETTSPIKGPYPTVVHPDADPTASVLVVQDYKFGMYLGRLDVTFDDDGKVTGWGGNPLLMDKDVAEDAAVLEDRNVLSEAFRDQSRRHIATTNVLLEVESCRREECSMGNLVADAYLRQGVRSTVNGVRVHDAHLAMVNAGEIRGTLNVGNITAGDIERVLSLPGTVDQVTLKGVHILDALEHPTELYRDGHGTGALLQVAGMLVTYDLSRRRGNRVVSAEVRCTECKVPEFKPLDIDKEYRIILNSFLASGGNGYTMIRDNIITHEVGKPKIEVVTDYVQRMSPLTNGPERRITFIEPLDVVDLTIQCFKLMKDVLIS